A genomic region of Fluviispira vulneris contains the following coding sequences:
- the atpA gene encoding F0F1 ATP synthase subunit alpha, with product MEHIRVDEISQLLKQKIQAFGQKAEVSETGTVVSIADGMARIYGLEKALISELVQFDNGVKGIVLNLEEDNVGVAVFNGSETITEGMQVRRTGKVNSVPVGPELLGRVVNALGEPIDGLGDLNASETSVVEVKAPGIMARKSVHEPMQTGLKSVDSMIPIGRGQRELIIGDRQTGKTAIAIDTIINQKGNGVKCIYVAIGQKYSTIAQIVEKLRRAGALEYTTIVVAGASEAATLQYMAPYTGCTIGEYFRDRGQHAVIFYDDLTKHAQAYRELSLLLRRPPGREAYPGDVFYLHSRLLERACKLNDELGAGSLTAFPIIETQANDISAYIPTNVISITDGQIFLEADLFNAGMRPAVNAGLSVSRVGGAAQTGAMKQVAGNMRLELAQYRELAAFAQFGSDLDAATRKQINRGQRLTELLKQAQYSPLSVEKQVLTIFAAINGFLDNIEVRHVRTYERQMLNYFEAAHPKIMAEIATGKKMSNELQAEIKIALDDFAKRFEPNASKS from the coding sequence ATGGAGCATATCCGGGTTGATGAAATTAGCCAATTGTTGAAGCAGAAAATTCAGGCTTTTGGTCAGAAGGCAGAAGTGTCTGAAACTGGAACAGTCGTTTCTATTGCAGATGGAATGGCTCGCATTTATGGACTAGAAAAAGCCCTTATAAGTGAACTTGTTCAGTTTGATAATGGCGTTAAAGGTATTGTTTTAAACCTAGAAGAAGACAACGTTGGCGTTGCTGTTTTTAACGGCAGTGAAACAATTACTGAAGGTATGCAGGTTCGTAGAACTGGAAAAGTAAATAGTGTTCCAGTTGGACCAGAGCTTCTTGGTCGTGTTGTCAATGCTCTCGGTGAGCCAATCGATGGTTTAGGTGATTTAAATGCATCTGAGACTTCTGTTGTTGAAGTCAAAGCACCTGGTATAATGGCGCGTAAAAGCGTCCATGAGCCTATGCAAACGGGACTTAAATCTGTTGACTCTATGATTCCAATTGGACGTGGACAACGCGAATTGATCATCGGTGATCGCCAAACTGGTAAAACAGCTATAGCAATCGATACTATTATCAATCAAAAAGGCAATGGCGTAAAATGTATTTATGTTGCCATTGGTCAAAAATATTCAACAATTGCTCAAATTGTTGAAAAACTTCGCCGTGCGGGCGCACTTGAATATACTACTATCGTAGTAGCTGGTGCTTCTGAAGCTGCAACTCTTCAATACATGGCACCATATACTGGATGCACTATTGGCGAATACTTCAGAGATCGTGGTCAGCATGCAGTTATTTTCTATGATGACTTAACAAAACACGCTCAAGCGTATCGTGAACTTTCCCTTCTTCTTCGTAGACCTCCAGGTCGCGAAGCATATCCTGGAGACGTTTTTTATCTACACAGTCGACTTCTCGAACGTGCATGTAAATTAAATGATGAACTTGGTGCAGGAAGTTTAACCGCGTTTCCTATTATCGAAACGCAAGCTAACGACATTTCTGCATACATTCCAACAAACGTAATCTCCATTACGGATGGACAAATCTTCTTAGAAGCAGACTTGTTCAATGCAGGTATGCGTCCGGCTGTGAATGCAGGTCTTTCCGTATCTCGTGTGGGTGGAGCTGCACAAACAGGTGCTATGAAGCAAGTTGCTGGTAATATGCGTCTTGAACTCGCTCAATATCGAGAGCTTGCTGCGTTTGCGCAGTTCGGTTCCGACCTCGATGCGGCTACTCGTAAGCAGATTAACCGTGGACAACGTTTGACTGAATTGCTTAAGCAAGCTCAGTATTCTCCATTATCTGTGGAGAAACAAGTGCTTACTATTTTTGCTGCAATCAATGGATTCCTTGACAATATCGAAGTGCGCCATGTTCGCACTTATGAACGCCAAATGTTGAATTACTTTGAAGCTGCTCATCCTAAAATCATGGCTGAAATTGCTACAGGTAAGAAAATGAGTAACGAACTTCAAGCAGAGATTAAAATAGCTCTCGATGACTTCGCAAAGAGGTTTGAACCAAATGCCAGCAAATCTTAA
- the ftsZ gene encoding cell division protein FtsZ, which yields MSDKADKGNKYSSNAIIKVIGVGGGGGNALNTMIESGLSGVEFIAANTDVQALQSNLAPIKIQLGRELTKGLGAGANPETGRNAALEDKAILQEVLSGADMVFVTGGMGGGTGTGAAPIIAQVARELGALTVGVVTKPFTFEGKRRKQQSEHGIQSLRQSVDTLITIPNQRLLSIASPEMSMLDGFKLADEVLLNAVKGISDIINIPGRVNVDFADVKTIMSEMGMALMGIGDATGPNRAAEAARLAINSPLLEDIDIEGATGILINITGTSTMTLHEISEASTLIQEAAHEDANIIFGAVIDEAMEDRIRVTVIATGFDQARVAFPESAHGFANIPQQQGQFMQNSVSSQPQQSIPQQPFAGMNSQRPQNNFAQNIPAVNPYDVRGQVQNHTQQPLNQNQFNQNSQPNHFPRPQFGRDTQPSFANNPSVNAQSPLINRTANELNNSHVNINSGFRNNPQSDLRSTQPIQHHHQPIHKTESTHTNLNWNTPKQNQSNDNLQTQAQSPTNKTESSSSELEDLTKWTFDMASHQQNANRGAHEAKVMGATSSKSEEISQEDTAESAIKLAKELSDIEIDDSDFETPAFMRRKDDSHRNA from the coding sequence ATGAGTGACAAAGCAGATAAAGGCAATAAATATTCTTCAAATGCAATAATTAAAGTGATTGGCGTGGGAGGAGGAGGTGGAAATGCTCTGAATACCATGATTGAATCCGGATTGTCAGGCGTTGAATTTATAGCGGCAAACACAGATGTTCAAGCCCTGCAATCAAATCTTGCACCAATCAAAATTCAACTTGGCAGAGAACTCACTAAAGGTCTCGGTGCAGGAGCAAACCCTGAAACAGGTCGCAATGCTGCGCTCGAAGACAAAGCAATCCTCCAAGAGGTTTTAAGTGGTGCAGATATGGTTTTCGTCACTGGCGGTATGGGAGGAGGAACAGGAACAGGAGCAGCTCCTATTATCGCTCAAGTTGCTCGAGAATTAGGCGCCCTAACTGTAGGAGTTGTAACAAAACCTTTTACCTTTGAAGGCAAAAGAAGAAAACAACAATCCGAACACGGTATACAGTCTCTCCGTCAATCCGTGGATACGCTGATAACCATTCCAAATCAAAGGTTGTTAAGTATTGCTTCTCCTGAAATGTCTATGCTTGATGGTTTTAAATTAGCTGATGAAGTTTTATTAAATGCTGTGAAAGGTATTTCAGATATTATAAATATCCCTGGAAGAGTGAACGTAGACTTTGCAGATGTAAAAACAATTATGTCTGAAATGGGTATGGCACTTATGGGTATTGGCGATGCAACAGGTCCAAATCGTGCCGCCGAAGCTGCACGCTTAGCAATCAATTCACCTTTACTTGAAGACATTGATATTGAAGGTGCCACAGGAATTCTCATTAATATCACTGGTACAAGCACTATGACACTGCATGAAATCAGTGAAGCTTCGACACTTATTCAAGAAGCTGCACACGAAGATGCGAACATTATTTTTGGTGCTGTGATCGATGAAGCTATGGAAGATAGAATTCGGGTAACAGTGATTGCAACTGGATTCGATCAAGCGCGCGTTGCATTTCCCGAGTCTGCTCACGGATTTGCGAATATTCCTCAACAGCAGGGTCAGTTCATGCAAAACAGTGTGAGTAGTCAACCTCAACAAAGCATCCCGCAACAACCTTTTGCAGGTATGAATTCTCAGCGCCCACAAAATAATTTTGCGCAAAATATTCCTGCAGTGAATCCTTACGATGTCAGAGGTCAAGTACAAAATCATACTCAACAACCTCTTAATCAAAATCAATTCAATCAAAATTCACAACCAAATCATTTTCCGAGACCCCAGTTTGGCAGAGATACTCAACCAAGTTTTGCTAACAATCCATCTGTAAATGCACAATCTCCACTTATTAATAGAACTGCAAACGAATTAAATAATTCTCATGTAAATATTAATTCTGGATTCCGTAATAATCCTCAATCTGATTTAAGAAGTACACAACCAATTCAACATCACCATCAGCCAATTCACAAGACTGAATCGACTCATACAAATTTAAATTGGAACACACCTAAACAAAATCAATCCAATGATAATCTTCAAACTCAAGCACAAAGTCCAACAAATAAAACAGAAAGTTCAAGTTCTGAACTTGAAGATTTAACTAAGTGGACCTTTGATATGGCATCCCATCAACAAAACGCAAATCGTGGTGCTCACGAAGCAAAAGTGATGGGAGCAACATCATCAAAGAGTGAAGAAATATCCCAAGAAGATACTGCTGAAAGCGCAATAAAACTTGCAAAAGAATTATCGGATATTGAAATCGATGATTCAGACTTTGAAACTCCTGCATTTATGCGAAGAAAAGACGATTCACACAGAAATGCGTGA
- a CDS encoding glycosyltransferase — protein MVSQKSLVQDVLYKDKSDIVWLAIDGRTAQQGVVSGISRFVIGLTRALVLELENRKKNQIESKRIKILIVSKSEPAQWVVELVHKYPDIISYWSGGPGALQKSYDKPIWLWPTFTLKRIQKLTHNQIIWFAPANFDRPLFISRNSMSSRVIQVIHDSIPFMPIKGVGFLFKRQFKFLVKRTLSRLPFVTTVSPHSAKLLQGLVKKRTAPLHIIGDAVDLEFGCQPKIKQARELVSRREKFLEQLVDTVDNDKFRNVINKFLKEKWVLGVGRNQKYKFWDLAAQAIQKITPETTGLDVWFIRIGADNKEISSYLKRCVSRECGKLIVFESLKTIILPVLTDSELAELYRISDLLVHPSIAEGFGLPPLEAALSGTPVLYRTSTAVDLHFPPGILPSNYWLGSDSSSPSIWVKQIEKLLLDKKDSEFYIGLQNADSTRKYIIKRSQGRSFEWKESAISLLDWLIQGSDILKKINKKPSIPT, from the coding sequence ATGGTCTCACAAAAGAGTTTAGTACAAGATGTCTTATATAAAGATAAATCAGATATCGTTTGGCTTGCTATTGATGGGAGAACCGCCCAACAAGGCGTTGTTTCGGGAATTTCTCGATTTGTCATAGGGCTTACACGCGCTTTGGTTTTAGAATTAGAAAATAGAAAAAAAAATCAAATTGAGAGTAAGAGAATAAAGATTCTTATTGTTTCGAAATCAGAACCTGCGCAGTGGGTCGTTGAACTCGTCCATAAATATCCTGATATCATATCATATTGGAGTGGAGGTCCAGGAGCTTTACAGAAATCATATGATAAACCTATTTGGCTTTGGCCCACTTTCACTTTGAAACGCATTCAAAAACTCACCCATAACCAAATAATTTGGTTTGCTCCTGCAAATTTTGATAGACCACTCTTTATTTCTCGAAACAGTATGTCATCACGGGTGATACAGGTTATTCATGATAGTATTCCATTTATGCCAATTAAAGGTGTAGGATTTTTATTTAAAAGACAATTTAAATTTTTAGTTAAAAGAACCCTTTCTCGTTTACCTTTTGTTACAACAGTATCACCACATTCTGCGAAACTTCTTCAAGGGCTTGTTAAAAAAAGAACAGCTCCATTGCATATAATTGGTGATGCCGTTGATTTAGAATTTGGCTGTCAGCCTAAGATCAAACAAGCTCGCGAACTAGTTTCGCGGAGAGAAAAATTTTTAGAACAGTTGGTTGACACAGTGGATAATGATAAGTTTCGCAATGTGATCAATAAATTTCTGAAAGAAAAATGGGTTCTTGGTGTTGGTAGAAATCAAAAATATAAATTCTGGGATCTTGCTGCGCAGGCAATTCAAAAAATAACTCCCGAAACGACAGGATTAGATGTTTGGTTTATTCGCATTGGTGCAGATAATAAAGAAATATCGAGTTATTTAAAAAGATGTGTTTCTAGAGAATGCGGTAAATTAATAGTTTTTGAAAGCCTTAAAACTATTATTTTGCCAGTTTTGACAGATAGTGAATTGGCTGAACTCTATCGTATTTCCGACCTCTTAGTACATCCATCAATAGCTGAGGGATTTGGTTTGCCCCCATTGGAAGCGGCACTCAGTGGCACACCCGTACTTTATCGAACATCTACTGCAGTTGATCTGCATTTTCCTCCAGGTATATTACCAAGTAATTATTGGCTCGGGAGTGATTCAAGTTCGCCTTCTATTTGGGTAAAACAAATTGAAAAACTATTACTTGATAAAAAAGATTCTGAATTTTATATTGGTTTGCAGAATGCAGATTCGACAAGAAAATATATTATTAAGAGATCACAAGGAAGAAGTTTTGAATGGAAAGAATCAGCAATTTCATTATTAGATTGGTTAATCCAAGGTTCAGATATTTTGAAAAAGATAAATAAAAAGCCTTCTATTCCAACATAG
- the atpD gene encoding F0F1 ATP synthase subunit beta has translation MSELGKIIQVMGPVVDVQFSQGNLPEIFHALRTTNTSINSSKENLVLEVAQHLGENIVRTIAMDSTEGLCRGVEVRNTHDQITVPVGKPVLGRILNVTGDPIDGKGDVPSERRYQIHRKAPDFTRQSTKLEMLETGIKVVDLLAPYQKGGKIGLFGGAGVGKTVLIMELINNIAKQHGGYSVFAGVGERTREGNDLYHEMKDSGVLDKVALVYGQMNEPPGARARVALSGLSVAEYFRDEQNQDVLFFVDNIFRFTQAGAEVSALLGRIPSAVGYQPNLATEMGDLQERITSTNTGSITSVQAIYVPADDYTDPAPATAFAHLDATTNLDRSLTEKGIYPAVHPLNSTSRILDAQIVGDEHYETARRVQQILQRYKELQDIIAILGMDELSEEDKLVVGRARRIERFLSQPFHVAEVFTGNPGCYVKVADTVRSFKELCDGKWDHLPESAFYMVGGIDQAVEKAKKMGVSV, from the coding sequence ATGTCTGAATTAGGAAAAATTATTCAAGTTATGGGACCAGTTGTCGATGTGCAGTTTTCACAAGGCAATCTTCCTGAAATTTTTCACGCATTACGTACAACAAATACATCTATCAACTCTTCTAAAGAAAATCTCGTTTTAGAAGTCGCTCAACACTTAGGTGAAAACATTGTAAGAACAATTGCAATGGATTCTACTGAAGGCCTTTGCCGTGGTGTTGAAGTTCGTAACACTCATGATCAAATCACAGTTCCTGTTGGAAAACCTGTTCTAGGTCGCATTCTTAATGTGACGGGTGATCCTATTGATGGTAAAGGTGATGTTCCTTCTGAAAGACGTTATCAGATTCACAGAAAAGCTCCTGACTTTACACGTCAAAGTACAAAACTTGAAATGCTTGAAACAGGTATTAAAGTTGTGGATCTCCTCGCTCCTTATCAAAAGGGTGGAAAGATTGGTCTTTTCGGTGGAGCAGGCGTGGGTAAAACAGTTCTTATTATGGAATTAATCAACAACATTGCAAAGCAACACGGAGGATACTCTGTATTTGCTGGTGTTGGTGAGCGTACACGTGAAGGTAATGACCTTTATCATGAAATGAAAGACTCTGGAGTTCTTGACAAAGTGGCTCTTGTTTATGGCCAGATGAATGAACCACCTGGAGCTCGTGCGCGCGTTGCATTATCAGGACTTTCTGTTGCTGAATATTTCCGTGACGAACAAAATCAAGACGTGCTTTTTTTCGTAGATAACATTTTCCGCTTTACTCAAGCAGGTGCTGAAGTTTCTGCGTTATTAGGACGTATTCCTTCTGCTGTTGGTTACCAACCTAACTTGGCAACTGAAATGGGTGATCTACAAGAACGCATCACTTCAACAAATACTGGTTCTATTACATCAGTTCAGGCAATTTATGTTCCTGCGGATGACTATACAGACCCTGCGCCTGCAACAGCTTTTGCTCACCTAGACGCAACAACAAACTTGGATCGTTCTTTAACTGAAAAAGGGATTTATCCTGCCGTTCACCCATTGAACTCTACAAGTCGAATTCTCGATGCACAGATCGTTGGTGATGAGCATTATGAAACAGCACGTCGTGTTCAGCAGATTTTACAACGCTACAAAGAATTGCAAGATATTATTGCGATTTTGGGTATGGATGAGCTTTCTGAAGAAGATAAGCTTGTCGTTGGACGCGCACGCCGTATTGAGCGTTTCTTGTCTCAACCTTTCCACGTTGCTGAAGTCTTTACAGGTAACCCTGGTTGCTATGTTAAAGTTGCTGATACTGTGCGCAGTTTCAAAGAACTTTGCGACGGTAAATGGGATCATCTTCCTGAATCTGCCTTTTATATGGTGGGTGGAATCGATCAAGCAGTTGAAAAAGCTAAAAAGATGGGCGTTAGCGTTTAA
- the atpC gene encoding ATP synthase F1 subunit epsilon produces the protein MIDAKDKMRVVILTPSKRLLDLSGVSELYFPSEHGALGVLPGHAPMVTAVGTGVVLYSQNDVSGFFKVAGGVAEITGTSVNLLVDVGEEAATIDLDRAKRSLERAEGRLAAKELGNVDVKRAEGSRARALARIEAVNLHTNKHANDKKSV, from the coding sequence ATGATCGATGCAAAAGACAAAATGAGAGTCGTTATTCTCACTCCATCTAAACGTCTCCTAGATTTATCTGGTGTTTCGGAGCTTTATTTTCCATCGGAACATGGTGCTCTTGGAGTATTGCCAGGTCACGCTCCAATGGTCACGGCTGTTGGTACGGGTGTAGTGCTTTACTCACAAAATGATGTTTCTGGATTTTTTAAAGTTGCTGGTGGTGTAGCAGAAATTACAGGCACTTCAGTTAATTTATTGGTAGATGTAGGAGAAGAAGCTGCTACGATTGATTTAGACAGAGCAAAAAGATCTCTTGAAAGAGCTGAAGGAAGATTGGCTGCGAAAGAGCTTGGTAATGTAGATGTCAAAAGAGCAGAGGGCTCACGAGCAAGAGCGCTTGCACGTATTGAAGCTGTAAATCTTCATACAAACAAGCATGCAAATGATAAAAAATCTGTGTAG
- the atpG gene encoding ATP synthase F1 subunit gamma: protein MPANLKDLRNRIKSVKSTQQITKAMKLVSAAKFGRAQHNVVNARPYALSLAQLTAKLAGLVSGGSNHPLMNEVSSKVAAVLIISSERGLCGGYNSNVSKQAIRTIEALEAEGFKVTAICIGKKAFQTLNRRRRVVLKKKDEAKYISENDYVANASALLSDSDLVSITTPFDKPTNAMATRLSEAFAKLYTEEKIGKFVIVYNKFQSAMSQIPTADTVLPLHVGPASVEAEPIFEPEIDELLEHVIPRYMTSRLFQTLLESVASEQGARMTAMDNATRNAKEMERKLQITYQRARQAAITNELIEIISGAEAL from the coding sequence ATGCCAGCAAATCTTAAGGATCTTCGCAATAGAATTAAAAGTGTTAAAAGCACTCAGCAAATTACAAAAGCAATGAAGCTTGTTTCTGCTGCTAAGTTTGGTCGTGCTCAACACAATGTTGTAAACGCACGTCCATACGCTCTTTCTCTTGCGCAGCTCACAGCAAAACTTGCAGGTCTAGTGAGTGGGGGGAGCAATCACCCGCTTATGAATGAAGTTTCTAGCAAGGTTGCTGCTGTGCTGATTATCTCTTCGGAAAGAGGTTTGTGCGGTGGATACAACTCAAACGTTTCTAAGCAAGCTATAAGAACTATTGAAGCTCTTGAAGCTGAAGGATTTAAAGTTACAGCTATTTGTATTGGAAAAAAGGCTTTTCAAACTTTAAATAGAAGAAGAAGAGTTGTCTTGAAAAAGAAAGACGAAGCTAAATACATTTCTGAAAATGATTATGTTGCAAACGCAAGTGCTCTCTTATCAGATTCAGACTTAGTTTCAATTACAACTCCTTTTGATAAGCCAACAAATGCGATGGCAACCCGTTTGTCAGAAGCATTTGCTAAACTGTATACAGAAGAAAAAATAGGAAAGTTTGTTATTGTTTATAATAAGTTCCAGTCTGCAATGTCTCAAATTCCGACTGCTGATACTGTATTGCCTCTCCATGTTGGACCTGCTTCTGTTGAAGCAGAACCTATATTTGAGCCTGAAATTGATGAGCTACTTGAGCACGTAATTCCTCGCTATATGACATCTAGACTGTTCCAAACACTTCTAGAATCTGTAGCAAGTGAACAAGGTGCTCGAATGACTGCAATGGACAATGCAACTCGTAATGCTAAAGAAATGGAGCGTAAGCTACAAATTACTTACCAACGAGCTCGTCAAGCGGCAATTACAAACGAACTTATTGAAATTATCAGCGGTGCTGAGGCATTGTAA
- the atpH gene encoding ATP synthase F1 subunit delta yields MKKNSGSIARRYGTALYECAIDAAKNSDELSFEKFADTVRELLAIFDKKVLSHFKSPILTIEEKNALLELVLDKIYAKSNKLPAEIKDFLKLMIENDRFSELPIVLNNFLIKADNYIGVARATLVSANNLSDTGREEFSQALSSVLKKKIVLETKIDETLRSGFIIKVGNTNVDASLRSRLLNLKESLS; encoded by the coding sequence ATGAAAAAAAATTCTGGTTCCATAGCAAGACGCTACGGCACAGCTTTATATGAGTGTGCTATTGATGCTGCTAAAAATAGTGATGAACTTTCTTTTGAGAAGTTTGCAGACACTGTTAGGGAATTGCTTGCTATATTTGATAAAAAAGTATTGTCTCATTTCAAGAGCCCTATTTTAACGATTGAAGAAAAGAATGCGCTACTTGAATTGGTCTTAGATAAGATCTATGCAAAAAGTAATAAACTACCTGCAGAAATAAAAGATTTTTTAAAACTTATGATTGAAAACGATCGCTTTTCAGAATTGCCCATCGTTTTAAATAATTTTTTGATTAAAGCAGATAATTATATCGGTGTTGCACGTGCAACGTTGGTTTCAGCAAATAATTTATCTGATACAGGGCGTGAAGAATTCTCTCAGGCTTTGTCATCTGTATTAAAGAAAAAAATAGTTCTCGAAACGAAGATTGATGAAACTCTTCGTTCAGGTTTTATAATTAAAGTAGGAAATACAAACGTAGATGCGAGTCTGCGTTCACGTCTTTTGAATCTTAAAGAGTCTTTGAGTTAG
- the ftsA gene encoding cell division protein FtsA, giving the protein MKTSLNKNICISLSLGSTHTSLVAASYENKDLQMSHDDLPFYEKESNRIQILGAARIANNGAIKKGVVSSIDAVTASILETIDEVERQSGIEIEAVRACIAGTAAQFDNHVETCTIKGEEIRVSDLEKVSMAVRNQKPPMGFDFVHMIPSSYSVDGKHGIQNPIGMRGSTLSIMHHRVFYPQADLHNIVRSCNNAGVRVQSFAFEPLAAAEGVLTRDEKEFGCISLSIGAHLTHASVYLGNIPVYSKEYPIGSHHITKDLSIGLRTTQAEAERVKKEIGKAIETSSKDINEKIEISSIDGNAIRYVTRKEINQVIEPRVREILQTVYADLRRSRLIARTSKGIVLSGGGALLSGMTLATEEIFSLNARIGMPANIIGAIEGLKSPIWASSIGTLSPLFASVHGDNSLQQTEEISGISSFATKIWHRIKEPFASR; this is encoded by the coding sequence ATGAAAACATCTTTAAATAAAAATATCTGTATTTCTCTTTCACTTGGTTCAACACACACAAGTCTTGTTGCTGCGAGTTATGAAAATAAAGATTTGCAAATGAGTCATGATGATCTTCCTTTTTATGAAAAAGAATCAAACCGAATTCAAATTCTTGGTGCTGCTCGAATTGCAAACAATGGAGCCATAAAAAAAGGTGTTGTTTCAAGTATCGATGCAGTTACAGCTTCAATACTTGAAACAATTGATGAAGTTGAACGTCAATCTGGAATTGAAATAGAAGCCGTTCGAGCATGCATCGCAGGAACTGCCGCTCAATTCGATAATCACGTTGAAACATGTACTATCAAAGGTGAAGAAATACGTGTTTCTGATTTGGAAAAAGTCTCAATGGCTGTGCGTAATCAAAAACCACCTATGGGTTTTGATTTTGTTCATATGATTCCCAGTTCGTATTCGGTAGACGGGAAGCATGGTATTCAAAATCCAATTGGTATGAGAGGTTCAACTCTTTCGATTATGCATCACAGGGTTTTTTATCCTCAGGCCGATCTGCATAATATTGTCCGTTCCTGCAACAATGCAGGTGTACGTGTACAAAGTTTTGCTTTTGAGCCACTTGCTGCTGCTGAAGGCGTGCTTACGCGTGATGAAAAAGAATTTGGCTGTATTTCCCTTTCTATTGGCGCACATTTAACACATGCATCTGTTTACTTAGGAAACATTCCTGTTTACTCTAAGGAATATCCAATTGGATCGCATCATATTACAAAAGATCTTTCAATCGGCTTAAGAACGACACAAGCTGAAGCAGAAAGAGTAAAAAAAGAAATAGGCAAAGCAATTGAAACTTCTTCAAAAGATATTAATGAAAAAATTGAAATTAGCAGCATAGACGGAAATGCAATCCGCTACGTAACGCGTAAAGAAATTAATCAAGTCATCGAACCAAGAGTTCGTGAAATTTTACAAACCGTTTATGCAGATTTGAGAAGATCAAGATTGATTGCAAGAACTTCGAAAGGAATTGTTTTATCGGGTGGTGGAGCTTTATTAAGCGGTATGACGCTTGCAACTGAAGAAATATTCTCTCTAAATGCAAGAATAGGCATGCCTGCAAATATAATTGGAGCAATTGAAGGCCTCAAATCTCCTATTTGGGCATCAAGTATTGGGACATTATCGCCTTTATTTGCATCCGTTCATGGGGATAACTCACTGCAACAAACCGAAGAAATATCTGGAATTAGTTCATTCGCAACAAAAATATGGCATCGAATAAAGGAACCATTTGCTTCTCGATAA